A region of Diospyros lotus cultivar Yz01 chromosome 3, ASM1463336v1, whole genome shotgun sequence DNA encodes the following proteins:
- the LOC127796903 gene encoding uncharacterized protein LOC127796903, whose protein sequence is MMTTNIAESLNKCMMKARRLPITSAHEFLRHMLQKWFSDRRAAAARLETIVTSAAVAHVNLAHAKTLDRGCRVVPIIQGNKYLVQHAKEGDGIVDIVASTCSCRKWDIDQMPCLHAIAASSFMRVHYHMLCHSYYTADWVRRAYALPINPLPNKAAWVLPTYVRQIVILPSVQRRQPGRPRNGRIPSMGEARRRKKCGKCGELGHNSLGCPNEWTSSIGESSTATTPESRDAARASARASRKCSICKETGHTRRRCPIQLSIPSDDNIVNDENNQ, encoded by the exons atgatgaccaccaacattgccgagtctctcaataaatgcatgatgaaagcacgtcggttgcctataacaagtgcacatgaatttttgagacatatgctTCAGAAATGGTTTAGTGATAGACGTGCTGCAGCTGCCAGACTCGAAACCATTGTGACCTCCGCTGCAGTGGCACATGTTAACTTGGCGCATGCCAAAACATTAGACCGAGGATGTCGTGTAGTTCCTATAATACAAGGGAACAAATACCTCGTGCAACATGCAAAGGAAGGCGATGGGATAGTTGACATTGTTGCGAGTACATGCAGTTGTCGCAAGTGGGACATTGATCAAATGCCATGTCTTCATGCAATTGCTGCTAGCAG TTTCATGAGGGTGCACTACCATATGCTTTGCCATTCATATTACACTGCAGATTGGGTCAGACGCGCATATGCACTTCCCATCAATCCTCTCCCTAACAAGGCCGCTTGGGTTCTTCCAACGTACGTCAGACAGATAGTTATACTCCCATCTGTGCAAAGACGACAACCGGGTAGACCGAGAAATGGTCGAATTCCTTCCATGGGGGAAGCTCgtcgaagaaaaaaatgtggaaaatgcggTGAACTAGGACACAACAGTCTTGGTTGCCCTAATGAATGGACTTCCTCCATTGGAGAGTCGAGCACAGCCACTACTCCGGAATCCAGGGACGCTGCTAGGGCCTCTGCAAGGGCAAGCCGAAAATGCAGCATTTGCAAAGAGACTGGACACACTCGTCGTCGGTGCCCTATACAGTTGTCAATTCCAAGTGATGATAATATTGTCAATGATGAAAACAATCAATAG